Within Mongoliitalea daihaiensis, the genomic segment TTGTTGGTCAATTAGATAGGTAGATTTGTAGCTGTTTTTTCTTACCTTAACGTATTGTTAACTCTCAGATTTTGTTTTGAATGCGGTTTTTACTCTTCCTTTGTTTTGTCTTTGGTTTTAATTCGTCCCTGTATGCACAGACGAAGGATAGTATTCCTCCCCAACGTTTTCAGTTCAATGAGGGGTTACTATTCTCCCTCCCTCAGGCAATTCAGGGTCAAATCCCCGGGTTATTGATCAGTAGACCAGGCTCCAATCCTAATGGTTCATTTGATATGATCTATCGGGGCTTTCATACCTATCAAAACAGGATGAGGCCCTTGTTAGTCATGGATGGAATGCCTGGACTCACATGGGAGTTTATTGATCCATTTTTAATGGATACCATTAGTCTTGTAAACGGTGCACAGGCTGCTTCATGGGGGATGCAAGCAGGTGCGGGAGTGGTAACTATTGGCACTAAATCAGTAAGAAAGGAAGGCTGGACAGTAGGCTTGATGCAATCAGCAGCAGTGGAAAGCCATCAACGAAGCTATGATGTGTTTACTCCTCAGGAATACAGAGCTTTGAAGTTACCCGGCCATCCAGACGGGAATACAAATACGGATTGGGAGGATGTGCTCAGTAGAAATGCGTGGTCTATGCATACAGGCGTGCAAGGGAGCTACCGAAAGGATAATTTTTATTTGGATACCAAACTCAGCAACCGTTCCGTACAAGGGATACAGCCTCATACAGGTTTTGACCAACTAAGCTTATACGGAAATTTGGGTTATTCTATGTGGGATGATCGGATTTTACTAGACTTCAGTGGATTGAGGGTCAATCGTCAAGCAAGAATTGGGAATAGTGATTTTTTTGAAGGAATGATGATGAACCCTACTTGGCCTTTGGAAGAGCGTTTTGAGGCATTCACACGATTTCGAGGAAATCCTTGGATACGGATGCAAGAAGAGCGAAACACAGTAGAGACTACCATGCATTTCTTTCAAGCCAATCTAACTGCAAAATTGACTGATCGATGGAGCGTCAGTTCCCGATATGGACAAGTTGGGAAAGAAATGGCTCAAGAACGAACCTACAGTAATCGAGCTGGTATTTCTCAGACAATTTTCCCATTAATCTTTCGTGAACGTAGCCATAATCGAAGTCTTTTTGAGTTTACTACGGATTATCAAGCGGATGTTGGTAATTGGAAAATCACACCCGGTTTAAGATATGCAAGACAAGGATTAAGTTATATATGGAATGGCTACAATGAGCGCTTAATTGATTTGGACCAAACGGCAACTACCAGAGTAGATTTAGCAGAGGAGTTTGGGGAGTTTACACTGGAATCCTTTGGTGCTTCTTTGAATTTGCTTTTCCGAGAAAAACTAGGGATTGACTTCCGTTACCAACCTGAGCAGGCTTCTCATCTTGGGTCAAATACAGGATGGGGGAATTTTTGGGGAATGGATGTTACTTATGCAGTTGGAGATCGTTTGCGGCTTTTTGCAAAGCTTAGCTACACCGGATTGGCACCAGATCAGTCGGGATTGAGTCAGACGGTTTTTGATATAGGTGAACAAGTTATTCCCAGACATTTTGCCAATCCTGATTTACGATGGGAGAGATCAAACGCATGGGAATTGGGCGCTGATGCGGCTTTTGCCAAAGGAAAGGTGGTGGCACGAAATACCATCTTCCGAAATCAAGCATCAGATCTCATGGCTTTGCTGCCGGATGAGGCCATTTTTGATTCTCAAGGGCAATCCTTTGTATCTTTTTCTTACCAAAATTTTGCGTCCATAGAAAACTATGGTTTTGAATCCTACTGGCTTTTCAAATTAATAGACAGGAAAAGGTTCAAGTATCAATCGGGGTTGAATCTGACTTGGATGCACTCGGAATGGACAAATTTGGACGCTGATCTAGTCTCTTGGGAAGGAAGAGATGTAGGAGTTAGCCGCCAAGTTGGGGGTAATCCCTATTTCCAATTCAATACGCTCCGCACAGGGGAGGCCCTTGGAACAGTACGTGCGTTGGAGTTTCAACGAATTGATCGAAATACAGGGCAGTGGGTATTCAATCAAAACCCAAGTGGTACCAATTGGCAAGATGCTTACAGACCTATAGGAAGGGTAATTCCTCGTTGGTGGATGGGTTGGAATCATGGATTAAGCTTTGGAAAATGGTCTATGGAGGCTTTTTTCAGAGGGGTCTTTGGACATGTATTGGCCCATGAAACAAATTTTCGCTATGGAAATGTCAACTTTTTTGCTGTGAATAGGGTCAGAAGTTCTCAGGAGTTGGTAAATCTTGGTTTGACAGAACAGAATACCTTCAACTCCTACTTTGTAGAAAATTCCAGTTTTCTCAACCTTCAATTTTTATCTGTCTCACGAAATTTTGACCTCACTTTCGGACCTACTAAAATTAATAGCAGACTGTCTGTGATTGGAAACAATCTGTTTTATTTCACTCGATTTTCAGGTGCGGACCCGGAGCCTCGCCTACATGGCAGACCTGTTTGGAATGTTGACGACCATGTGGAGAAAATTCATGCATATTATGCTTCGGGTGTAGCTGATGCTAATACTTGGCTGCCCGCAAGATCGTTAATGGTCCAACTTCAGTTGAATTTTTAAGTTGGGTAGGGTGTTTTATTATTCGTTGTTTCTAGGGTGGGAATTGTCCCTTTTACTTCATCAGAATTGGGTGAAAATATGAAAACTACTAAATTTTGCTTTGGGAAAACATTTACTATGCTCTCCTTTATTTTTGTCTTAATTGGTTCATGCTCCAAACCAGATTATGATGAAGATTTGGTTGATGCAAAGGACTTTAGAAGATTACAGTTAACATCTACTGAAAAGAAATTTAAGGATATTGGAAAAAATTTAGATTACGTTGTTTTGGAATCAAACTCAAATGGTTTGATTGCTGAAATTACAAAAATTGAAACTAATGAGAATTTGATAGCTATTTTTAGTAGAATTCAAAAAGCCATTTTTTTGTTTGATTTTAGCGGGAAATTTATTTCAAAAATCGATGATTTTGGTGATGGTCCTGGGAAATATAATGGCATTTCAGATTTTTTTATTCAGGAGGACGAAATTCTGGTCTTAACTAATCCTTCATCATCTGTATTTACTTACGATTTAAATGGTAATTTAATAGGGGTTCTTGATACAAATAAGAATTATATCAATGAATTTGAATCATTAAATGGTAATTGGGTGGGGCATTTAAATGATGCTTATGATAAAACTAATCAATTTAATGTAGTGATTTGGGATAGTGTTTTTTTAGAAAGGAAATATCAATATCTATTTCAAGAGAAAGATCGAAGAAACAATTCCTACAGTTCTACTAACTATATGTCCAAAAATGACCAAGGTATTTTTTTGTATCAAAATTTTTCCAATGAAATATTTAAAGTAACTGATTCTTCATTTCTAAGGTCGTATGAGATACTGATTGACGGTGAATCAATTCCACAAAACTATTTAAAGAGGTTTAAAAGTGATCAGTTACAAGCCACAAATTATGCTATAGATAAAAATTTGTTTATAGGCTTTAGGAATATTTTTGCTACTAACGAGGTTTTATTTATACAAGGACAGAAGGGGGGACGGTTGTTTCATTGTTTTGTGTCCTTATTGTCAGAGGATTATATATCATTTGGTAACCTTTCTAGCGAGATTAATTTTGGCTTGGTAGGTGAAATAATTGGGGTTTCTGGAAACAGGTTTATTATGAGGGGACCAGATCCGGTATTAAACAATCTTAAAAAATTAGATTTGGAAGGTAAAATTACTGATCAAAACTTAACAAATGAAAAAGTTCGAAATGTCATCGATTCATATGAAATTGAAGGAAATCCTGTGCTTGTTTTTTTTGATGTCAATTTACACTAGTTGGTAAAAGGAGTCTTCTCATCATTGAAA encodes:
- a CDS encoding TonB-dependent receptor plug domain-containing protein, whose product is MRFLLFLCFVFGFNSSLYAQTKDSIPPQRFQFNEGLLFSLPQAIQGQIPGLLISRPGSNPNGSFDMIYRGFHTYQNRMRPLLVMDGMPGLTWEFIDPFLMDTISLVNGAQAASWGMQAGAGVVTIGTKSVRKEGWTVGLMQSAAVESHQRSYDVFTPQEYRALKLPGHPDGNTNTDWEDVLSRNAWSMHTGVQGSYRKDNFYLDTKLSNRSVQGIQPHTGFDQLSLYGNLGYSMWDDRILLDFSGLRVNRQARIGNSDFFEGMMMNPTWPLEERFEAFTRFRGNPWIRMQEERNTVETTMHFFQANLTAKLTDRWSVSSRYGQVGKEMAQERTYSNRAGISQTIFPLIFRERSHNRSLFEFTTDYQADVGNWKITPGLRYARQGLSYIWNGYNERLIDLDQTATTRVDLAEEFGEFTLESFGASLNLLFREKLGIDFRYQPEQASHLGSNTGWGNFWGMDVTYAVGDRLRLFAKLSYTGLAPDQSGLSQTVFDIGEQVIPRHFANPDLRWERSNAWELGADAAFAKGKVVARNTIFRNQASDLMALLPDEAIFDSQGQSFVSFSYQNFASIENYGFESYWLFKLIDRKRFKYQSGLNLTWMHSEWTNLDADLVSWEGRDVGVSRQVGGNPYFQFNTLRTGEALGTVRALEFQRIDRNTGQWVFNQNPSGTNWQDAYRPIGRVIPRWWMGWNHGLSFGKWSMEAFFRGVFGHVLAHETNFRYGNVNFFAVNRVRSSQELVNLGLTEQNTFNSYFVENSSFLNLQFLSVSRNFDLTFGPTKINSRLSVIGNNLFYFTRFSGADPEPRLHGRPVWNVDDHVEKIHAYYASGVADANTWLPARSLMVQLQLNF
- a CDS encoding 6-bladed beta-propeller, translated to MKTTKFCFGKTFTMLSFIFVLIGSCSKPDYDEDLVDAKDFRRLQLTSTEKKFKDIGKNLDYVVLESNSNGLIAEITKIETNENLIAIFSRIQKAIFLFDFSGKFISKIDDFGDGPGKYNGISDFFIQEDEILVLTNPSSSVFTYDLNGNLIGVLDTNKNYINEFESLNGNWVGHLNDAYDKTNQFNVVIWDSVFLERKYQYLFQEKDRRNNSYSSTNYMSKNDQGIFLYQNFSNEIFKVTDSSFLRSYEILIDGESIPQNYLKRFKSDQLQATNYAIDKNLFIGFRNIFATNEVLFIQGQKGGRLFHCFVSLLSEDYISFGNLSSEINFGLVGEIIGVSGNRFIMRGPDPVLNNLKKLDLEGKITDQNLTNEKVRNVIDSYEIEGNPVLVFFDVNLH